From the Candidatus Zymogenaceae bacterium genome, the window TGAAAAGAAGAAATACGACCTGCTTTTCTTGGATGTCACACTCCTTGAAACGTTATCGACGGAAAGAACCATCAAGAGCGTAATCAACCAGTTTCGAGAGATTTCCAGATCCACAATAATCGCCATTATGACGAGAATTGAGCATAACCGCCGTGGAATCATGGCAATAAAGGCCGGGGCGGATAACTACATCTCCATCCCGATACAGAAGGATGAGCTGAATACGGTAATACAGTCCATATATGATACGGCAATGGAAAAATCCAAGCTCGACTACCTGTCTGATACCTTCTGGGATATCTCCTCTCAGCCGTTTCTCAACACGAAAAGCCCCCCCGTCATCGAGGTGATCAAGAAAATCAAGGCGGTGGCCCCAACCAAGAGCACCGTTCTCCTTATCGGTGAGACCGGAACCGGTAAGGGTGTTTTGTCCCAACTCATTCATAAGCACAGCCACCGCAGAGACGCGCCGTTCATTCAGGTACACCTGGGGGCGATTCCGGATACCCTTGTCGAAAGCGAGCTCTTTGGACATGAAAAGGGCTCATTTACCGGCGCCATTCGCAGGAAATTGGGAAAGTTCGAGCTTGCCTCAGACGGAACCATATTTCTTGATGAAATAGAAACCGTCTCGCCCCATGTCCAGATCCGGCTGTTACAGGTTCTCCAGGACGGCACGTACTATCGCGTCGGCGGCGAGGAGCCCTTGTCTTCATCCGCGCGGGTCATCGCCGCCACCAATATCGACCTCATTACGCTCTGTGAACAGGACCTGTTTCGCTATGACCTCTATTATCGCCTCAATGTATTTCCGATAGAGATTCCCTCCCTTAAATACAGAACCGAAGACATCCCCACCATGGTGCACACCATTCTCGAGCGTCTTAACCGATTTCATGAAAAAAGTATTACCGACGTACACCCGGATGTGCTTGAAGCGTTCACCCAGTATTCGTGGCCCGGTAACATAAGAGAGCTGGAAAACTTCATAGA encodes:
- a CDS encoding sigma-54-dependent Fis family transcriptional regulator; its protein translation is MVVSSDHITSQEIVTLLQNKFSVDIAPDIPKSLVQFEKKKYDLLFLDVTLLETLSTERTIKSVINQFREISRSTIIAIMTRIEHNRRGIMAIKAGADNYISIPIQKDELNTVIQSIYDTAMEKSKLDYLSDTFWDISSQPFLNTKSPPVIEVIKKIKAVAPTKSTVLLIGETGTGKGVLSQLIHKHSHRRDAPFIQVHLGAIPDTLVESELFGHEKGSFTGAIRRKLGKFELASDGTIFLDEIETVSPHVQIRLLQVLQDGTYYRVGGEEPLSSSARVIAATNIDLITLCEQDLFRYDLYYRLNVFPIEIPSLKYRTEDIPTMVHTILERLNRFHEKSITDVHPDVLEAFTQYSWPGNIRELENFIERAYLMETTDMISPEHFPREFFSEKTTLEDDMIIHPGEKLASIRERVVRNAERRYLIETLSSHNGSIQKTADTAGITTRQLFNLMQKHNIRKEDFK